Part of the Chromatiaceae bacterium genome is shown below.
AAATCGACCAGTCCGCCGGCCTCGGCGCAGTCGTCGAGCAGACGCAGGAAGGCCTGCGCGTCATCGGCCGCCGCATCGCCGGCGGCGGCAAGCCCGCCCAGGCGCAGCCAGATGCCCTCGATCCACTGGCGCAAGGGGCGCCGTCCGCGTGCCGGCAGCTGACCGTCGAGCAGGGCGATCAGGCGTTCCACACGTCGTCGGCCGTCGCTGCTGAGCGCAGTGCGCAGGCCCGGGTCGCGTAAGCGCGCCGGGATGCAGTGGTCGGGGTCGCCACCGATCGTCAGCAGATCCGGCAGGTCGAGGCCGAGCCAGGGTGTGCGCAGCACCACCGACCAGGCGAGGCGGTCTGCCGGATGCAACAAGGCGCGCGTCAGGTGGTAGAGATCCTGGACCACCGGGCGCTGGGCGAGCGGATCGACCTCGACCGCCTGGAAATCGATACCGGCGTCTTTCAGTGCGGCCGCGATCGCATGCAGGTGGCTGCGCGCGCGCGCCAGTACCGCGACCTCGCCGTCGGTCGTCTCGGTGAGCGCGGCGCGTACCAGATCGACCACGCAGCGCGCCTCGGCCTCGGTATCGGCACCCGCGAACGGGTGCACCTGGACCGCCCGCGCATCGCCGCCGTGGTCAAAGGCGACCGCCGGCGCATAGGGCACCGCACCGCGGCCCACGTCGGTCGCGGCCGGCATCACGTCCGGAAATCCGCGGTTGACCCAGTCGACGATCGCGCGGTTCGAGCGGAAGTTCACGCTCAGGGTCAACGGGGTCAGCGGCAGGCCGCCGATGCCCTGTTCACGTGCGGCCAGGTACAGGCCGACCTCCGCCTCGCGGAACCGGTAGATCGACTGCATCGGATCGCCGACCGCGAACAGGGTACGGCCGTCGCCGGGCATCCAGCCGGCCGTCAGGGTCTCGAGCAGCCGGTACTGGCTGCTCGAGGTGTCCTGGAACTCGTCGATCAACAGGTGGCGAACCCGGTAGTCGAGGCTCAGCGCCAGGTCGCTGGGTGCCTGCGGCGTGCCGAGCGCGCGCTGGGCACGCATCTGTATCTCGGCGAAATCGACCTCGCCCTGTTCCCGGAAGACCAGCTGCAACTGCGCGCTGGCGTGCAGCAGTACCTGCAGCAGGCCGGTCAGCACGGCCTGCTGCCGCGCATCCGGACCGTGCAGCGGCAGAGTCCTCACCGCGGCCCACAGCGCGCGCTCGTCCGGCGCCTCGGCGAGCCGCGCGGTGAGTGTGGCGATCTCGGCCTTGGCCTGTTGCCGCTGAGCCTTCGTGGCGCCGTCGATGCCTTTCTCGCTGGGTGCGGGGAAGCCTTGCCGGGCGTTCCAGCTCTTGCGCGGCGTCGCGTTTGCGGTCAACAGCAATTCGGTCAGGGCGCGCCACGCCGGCAGCGCCTCCCAGTCGGTGCCGAGCGCGCCGGGCGGAGGCTCGCCGAGCTGGTCGGCGGCCTGCGCCGCGATAGTCTGCAGACGGGTCAGCCAGTCGGGCGGGCAGGTCGATCGCAGGTGCGCGAGGTGATCGGTGACGGCCGCACCCAGGGCCTGCTCGATGGCACTGCCGTCGGGCGAGGCCAGCGCGTGCGCGAGCCACTGGTCGCGGCGGGCGAGCAGTGCGGTGAGCAGGTCCTCCAACTGCGCCTGGCGGTTGTCGAGATGCGTCAGCACCTGCGCGAGGTCGTCGCCGAGGTCGCGATCGTCGAGCATGCGCAGCGTCGCACGCGCGGCATCGCGGTAGTGCGTCGCCGCCTGTTCGGTCACCTTGGGTACCGCACCGAGCTCGCTGGTCAATGGCAACTGCCGGGCGAGCGACGCGGCCATCGAGTCGAACGTCTGGATGCGCAGGCGGTTGGGATTGGCCGCCAGCCGCCAGTCGCCGGCATGGTCGCGATCCAGCACGCGACGTGCCAGTTCCCAGGTCTGCCGGCGGTGTGGCTGGTCCGGCCGCGCGGACTGTGCGGCGTCGAGCGCCGCCAGCACGCGATTGCGCATCTCGGCGGCCGCTTTGCGCGTGAAGGTGATCGCATACACCTCTTCGGGATGGTCCACCTCGGCCAGCAGGCACAGGTATCGCTGGGTCAGCAGCTCGGTCTTCCCCGAGCCGGCCGGTGCCTGGACGATGAACGATGCAGCGGTATCGAGTGCCCGGGCACGCTGCGCGGCGTCGGCAACGTCATTCATCGGCGACCTCGGACGGCTGCTCGGCGAGCCCCGTATCCTGCACGCGGCACAGGGCACCGAACGGACAGTAGCTGCATGCCGCCGGCGATGGTGTGGGATCGGCGCGACCGGCGCAGACCTCGGCGGCGAGTGCATCGAGTGCGGCCCGCCAGCGCGTCAGCAACGCCGGCCAGGCGATCGCCTGATCGGCATCGTGGGCCGGGTCGACACCCGGTGCCACGCCCTGTTCGCGGCTCACGCCGACGAAACCGCAACCCTTGGCGTCGCGCCTGACCCGCCCGAGCAGCGCGGCATCGACCCGTTGCGGATCGCTGATGCAATACAGCGGCAGCTGCGGTTCGCTCAGGCGCGCATCGAACCAGCCGGCGTTGCTGACCTCGCGGCCGGTCTTGTAGTCGATCACCACCAGCCGATCTCCGGCCAGCCGGTCGATACGGTCGGTACGCAGCCGCAACCGCAGGCCGCCCAGTTCGACCACGCGCTCCTGCTCGAGTGCGGCGATCGCGAACGGGATCTCGCGGCGACGCTCCACGGCCAGCCAGTCGAGCACCAGGCGTGTCAGGCGTTCCGCCTCCAGCGCCTTGAAACGCGGCGTGAACAGATCCGGGCGGCGCCGGCCGAGGTCGTCGAGGGTCGCGGCGGCGAGCGGTGCGACCCGTGCGGCGAGTGCCGCGTCGTCGTGCGCGGCGAGTGTCGTGGCATCCTGCAACACGGACCAGACGCGCTGCAGCAGTTCGTGCACCAGGGTGCCGAGCAGCGCGCCGTCGATCGCATGGGACGGCTCTTCCAGCGGCGTCGCGGCCAGCCGGTACTGGGCGAACGCACGGAACGGACAGGCCGCCTGGGCACCCAGCAGTGCGGCGCCGCCGCGTTGCTCGGGAGGCGCCGGTGGCGCCTGTGGCGCCGGCATCGGGTCGTGCGCTCGCGGTGTCGTACACCCCGGGTGCAGCGGCGAACCGGCGAGGGTCGGTGTCTGCGCGAGTGGCCAGTCGCCGATCAACGGGCTCGGTCGACGCTGTTGGTCACCGTCGCGCAGCGCGTGGCTCGCGATCACCCGGGGCGCGGCGTTCGCGAGTTCCGTCGTCAGTCGGGCGGCGAATGCGTACTCGCGCTCCGCCGAGGCGTGCGGCATGCCGAGTTCGCGCTGCAGGCCGGCCGGCAGCAACGGGTCGGGACGTGGCGCCGGTGGCCAGTCCTGGTCGTGCAGGCCCAGCAACCAGACGGCGTCGAACGCGATCCCGGCGGCCTCGAGCGGACCGAGGATGCGGACCGGTGTCGCCGGCGATTCCGCCTGGAACAGGGTCTCGGCGGCCAGTGCGCGCAACTGACGCAGGGCCTCGCCGAGCGACATGCGTGGCCGCACCTTGGCCAAGGCGGCGAATTCGCTGAACAACCGGAGCAGGCGCTCGCGGGTCTGGAACTCGTAGCTGTCGAGGCCCTGGTCGCCGGGCCAGCCGAGCACCGCCAGGGCGCGCTGCAGGTGCGCGGCCCATCGTTCCGGACCCTCCATGGCCGGCAGCGTCCGCTGCAGCTCGATCAGTCCCTGCAGGCGGGCTGCGAGGTCGCCGCAGTGACGCCGGTCGGGGGGGCTGTACTGGCCGATTCGATGGTGCAGCCGGGTGAGATCGATGCGCGGCACGCGGTCGGCCCGCAGTGCGGCGTCCAGCAGGGCGCGCGCTGCCCATTCGGTGGCATGCCCGCCGACGAACGGACTGCGCAACAACTGGCCGATCGCCGCCAACGGCTGGTCGCCGTGCAGCAGGTCCAGCGCGAGCAGCGCGTGGGCGACAAGGGGTCGCTGCGCCAGCGGTTCGCCGAGCGAGATGTCGAACAGCGCCGGGCGCGGCCCCTGGGTCAGGTAGGTGTGTGTTGTGAGTACCTCGTCGAAGATCCGTTCCAGATCCTGGCGACGCGCCCCGATCTGTACACAGACGATGCCGATCCGCGCCCGCGGATCGGCCTGCAGGCGCTCGCGGGCCCAGTCCGCCGCAAGGCGGATCTCGTGCTCGTCGTCGTCCGCGGCGATTCGCTGACGGATGGCGGCGCGGGTCGGCGGACGGTGTTCCGTGACCGTGACGCCGTGCGCACGCAGCGTCTCGAACAGCGCGGTCTGTGCCGGTGCCAGGGTGTCGAAGCCGCTGTGCACCAGGCGTTTCGGCGGAGGGATCACGGCCCGCGCGAATGCCTGCTGCAACAGTGCCGGCAGCGATGCACCGCTCATGAGGCCGCGCCGTCGCAGCACGTCGTCGAACCTGTGTCGCCAGGCGAGAAAACGGCGCCCGTCGTCGCCGGCACGTTCCGCCAGCACGTCGGCGTCGAGTCGCCAGTCGTGCAGCAGTTGGTAAGTCGCACGCGCGGCCTGCGCCGCGGCGGCCGGTCGCAACAGCGGCCCGGCATCGGGATCCTGTGCAATGACCTCCTGCCAGAGAAGCGCCTCCTGGGCGGGGTTGAGCAGATCGAGCGAGGTCTCGCCGGTATCCAACAGCTGTTCGTAGCCGCGCCTCAGCCAGGCGCTCCACGGCAGGATGTCGGCGCTCGGCCAGACGTGCCGACCGGCGTCCGCCTGCGCGGCGTCGAAACGCGCGCGCAGTTCGCCGGCGAGGCGCTGGTTGACGGTCAGCAGGGTGGTCTCGTCGTCGAGCGCGTCGAGTGTCCAGGTCACGATGGGTCGGGGCTGCGGGGTTGGATGGTGCAAGGCTAACAGAAGCACCACCGCGCGGGGTGAGCGGCGACGGTTGGCGCCTCGGCTGCGGCTATACTCCCTCACTGATTGCCGATGCAGTGCGCGCCGGTGCTCGGCCAGCGGGGCGTATCCGAATCTTCTGGGGAGAGCCATGCTCAGCCAGTATCCTTGTCGGTCTCCGGCTGTGAGCGATGCCTGTCTGCGGGCCCTGTGGCTGCTGGTGCTGCTGCTGGGCAGCGCGGGTGTCACGGCGGATGCATTCGAGCGGCACACCGCGCACGGTGGCCCGGTACGCGGTCTGGCGTTGTCGCCGGACGGACGTTGGCTGGTCAGTACCAGTTTCGATTACACCGCGGTGCTGTGGTCCGTGGATGGCCTGACCGAGCGGCGCCGGCTCATCGGACACGAGGCGGCGGTCAACGCCGCGGCCTTCTCTCCGGACGGGCGTTTCCTGGTGACCGCGGGCGACGACCTCACGCTGCGCGTCTGGTCGCTCGACGAACTGCTGGACGACCGTCGTACGCCGCAGCCCAGGGTATTGCGCGGTCATACGGCGAAGGTCGTACATCTCTCGTTCTCGCCCGATGGACATTGGCTGGCTTCGAGCGGCTGGGATCACAGCATCGGACTGTGGGCGGTACCGGGATTCACGCTTCGGGGGTTCCTGAGTGCACACGAGGGGCCGGTCAACGCCGCCCAGTTCTCCAGCGACGGGCGTCAGCTGTACAGCGCCGGCGGCGATGGTCACATCCGTTTGTGGGACCTGCGCAGCGGTAAGTATCTGAAGAGCGTGGTGGAGAACGGCTGGGGCATCAATGTGCTCGCGGTCGACGAGGGGCTGGATCTCATCGCTTACGGCACGGCGAACGGCCGCATGCGCAGTGCTTCGCTCAGCGGCACCCGCCCGCGCCACGACTACGTGGTCGACGGCAAGCCGGTACTGGCGTTGGCGCTGGACAGCGCCAGCCGCCGCATTGCGTTTGCCGATGCGCAGGGCAGGGTGGTGATCGCCACGATTGACGGCGACATCCAGCGCGACTTTCACGCGGTAATGGGACCGGTCTGGTGTCTCGCACTGATGCCCGGTGGCGAGTCACTGGTCTTTGCCGGCCTCGACGATTTCGTCACGCGGATGCCGCTGGACGATGCCTTTCTGCCGGCGCCGCTGGTCAGCCAGGGAGCGCTGCGCTTCGATCTCAACAGCCAGCAGGACAACGGGGCGCAGCAGTTCGCGCGCAAGTGCAGCGTTTGTCACTCGCTGGACGCAAACGACAGGCGTCGAGCCGGACCGACCCTGTATGGAGTGGTCGGCCGGCGCGCCGGCAGCCTGCCCGGGTACCCCTTCTCGGCGGCACTGAGCGGGGCCCACCTGGTCTGGGACGAGAAGACCATCGACGCGCTGTTCAGGGAAGGGCCCGAGGTCGTCACACCGGGCTCGAAGATGCCGCTGCAACGGATCGACAGCGCCACCGATCGGCGCGACCTGATCGACTTCCTGAAGACCGCGGCGCATTGACTCGCCGGCGGCCGCGCCACGCGGTCTGCGGCCTTCGATCACGGCGCATCCAATGCGGTCGGAGCGACTTTGCGTCGTCGGTTGACGTAGTAACCCCGTGAACGCTAGGGTCGCGTGCTTTCTGCGTGGGCCTGATGTCATGGCGTCGGCGCCACGCGTTGCCAGCGTGAACTTTTGCAAGGGACGACGAACGGTGCTGGGCCTTTTCCGATGCGACGGCCTGTGGCAGTCGTGAGCCAGGCGCGATACCG
Proteins encoded:
- a CDS encoding c-type cytochrome; translated protein: MSDACLRALWLLVLLLGSAGVTADAFERHTAHGGPVRGLALSPDGRWLVSTSFDYTAVLWSVDGLTERRRLIGHEAAVNAAAFSPDGRFLVTAGDDLTLRVWSLDELLDDRRTPQPRVLRGHTAKVVHLSFSPDGHWLASSGWDHSIGLWAVPGFTLRGFLSAHEGPVNAAQFSSDGRQLYSAGGDGHIRLWDLRSGKYLKSVVENGWGINVLAVDEGLDLIAYGTANGRMRSASLSGTRPRHDYVVDGKPVLALALDSASRRIAFADAQGRVVIATIDGDIQRDFHAVMGPVWCLALMPGGESLVFAGLDDFVTRMPLDDAFLPAPLVSQGALRFDLNSQQDNGAQQFARKCSVCHSLDANDRRRAGPTLYGVVGRRAGSLPGYPFSAALSGAHLVWDEKTIDALFREGPEVVTPGSKMPLQRIDSATDRRDLIDFLKTAAH
- a CDS encoding PD-(D/E)XK nuclease family protein; this translates as MTWTLDALDDETTLLTVNQRLAGELRARFDAAQADAGRHVWPSADILPWSAWLRRGYEQLLDTGETSLDLLNPAQEALLWQEVIAQDPDAGPLLRPAAAAQAARATYQLLHDWRLDADVLAERAGDDGRRFLAWRHRFDDVLRRRGLMSGASLPALLQQAFARAVIPPPKRLVHSGFDTLAPAQTALFETLRAHGVTVTEHRPPTRAAIRQRIAADDDEHEIRLAADWARERLQADPRARIGIVCVQIGARRQDLERIFDEVLTTHTYLTQGPRPALFDISLGEPLAQRPLVAHALLALDLLHGDQPLAAIGQLLRSPFVGGHATEWAARALLDAALRADRVPRIDLTRLHHRIGQYSPPDRRHCGDLAARLQGLIELQRTLPAMEGPERWAAHLQRALAVLGWPGDQGLDSYEFQTRERLLRLFSEFAALAKVRPRMSLGEALRQLRALAAETLFQAESPATPVRILGPLEAAGIAFDAVWLLGLHDQDWPPAPRPDPLLPAGLQRELGMPHASAEREYAFAARLTTELANAAPRVIASHALRDGDQQRRPSPLIGDWPLAQTPTLAGSPLHPGCTTPRAHDPMPAPQAPPAPPEQRGGAALLGAQAACPFRAFAQYRLAATPLEEPSHAIDGALLGTLVHELLQRVWSVLQDATTLAAHDDAALAARVAPLAAATLDDLGRRRPDLFTPRFKALEAERLTRLVLDWLAVERRREIPFAIAALEQERVVELGGLRLRLRTDRIDRLAGDRLVVIDYKTGREVSNAGWFDARLSEPQLPLYCISDPQRVDAALLGRVRRDAKGCGFVGVSREQGVAPGVDPAHDADQAIAWPALLTRWRAALDALAAEVCAGRADPTPSPAACSYCPFGALCRVQDTGLAEQPSEVADE
- a CDS encoding UvrD-helicase domain-containing protein; amino-acid sequence: MNDVADAAQRARALDTAASFIVQAPAGSGKTELLTQRYLCLLAEVDHPEEVYAITFTRKAAAEMRNRVLAALDAAQSARPDQPHRRQTWELARRVLDRDHAGDWRLAANPNRLRIQTFDSMAASLARQLPLTSELGAVPKVTEQAATHYRDAARATLRMLDDRDLGDDLAQVLTHLDNRQAQLEDLLTALLARRDQWLAHALASPDGSAIEQALGAAVTDHLAHLRSTCPPDWLTRLQTIAAQAADQLGEPPPGALGTDWEALPAWRALTELLLTANATPRKSWNARQGFPAPSEKGIDGATKAQRQQAKAEIATLTARLAEAPDERALWAAVRTLPLHGPDARQQAVLTGLLQVLLHASAQLQLVFREQGEVDFAEIQMRAQRALGTPQAPSDLALSLDYRVRHLLIDEFQDTSSSQYRLLETLTAGWMPGDGRTLFAVGDPMQSIYRFREAEVGLYLAAREQGIGGLPLTPLTLSVNFRSNRAIVDWVNRGFPDVMPAATDVGRGAVPYAPAVAFDHGGDARAVQVHPFAGADTEAEARCVVDLVRAALTETTDGEVAVLARARSHLHAIAAALKDAGIDFQAVEVDPLAQRPVVQDLYHLTRALLHPADRLAWSVVLRTPWLGLDLPDLLTIGGDPDHCIPARLRDPGLRTALSSDGRRRVERLIALLDGQLPARGRRPLRQWIEGIWLRLGGLAAAGDAAADDAQAFLRLLDDCAEAGGLVDFTRLASALDGLYAAPDSHADGRVQLMTMHKAKGLEFDSVILPGLGRRPRGRDSELLYWLERPSADGQTQLLMAPIRAVGSDHEPISAYLRELERDKDRLETTRLLYVAATRARRRLHLLGHIVFDANGEPRAPQADSLLERLWPVVGAAFTGLAPGGGSVPPRVSTAPHAQLRLAADWQARLPPGEPPTAVPQPAGEVAGAIEFDWAGDSARHVGTLVHRLLQRIATEGIEHWPTQRAQELDTTLRSGLQNLGVAPAELDRALDKALRALQQTLADPTGRWILDDHAEARCEWPLTMFDGHPRHYVIDRSFVDHDGVRWIIDYKTGEHLAGDRAAFLDQEQARYRDQLENYARIVREIDPRPIRLALYFPLFADWRVWNYPE